The Thermodesulfovibrionia bacterium genome contains a region encoding:
- a CDS encoding Crp/Fnr family transcriptional regulator, translating into MIINTLIKNKVFSSLTDKELKEISAYFNTRDFNKDETIFMEGDPSDWFYIVAEGRVKVVKHSLNGKDVILEIILPGDVFGGVAVLDKRPFPASAEAMENIKVIRISRKDLFAVMEAYPSLNLTIVNYFSGRLRNAYDTLRDIATERVEIRIASLLLKLSEKTGTEENGFKKIGFPLTRQEMAEMVGTTVETAIRTMSKFQKEGMIKSAGGRVWVDPAAVRTFLDT; encoded by the coding sequence ATGATCATTAACACTTTAATAAAGAATAAGGTATTCTCTTCCCTCACTGACAAGGAACTCAAGGAGATCAGCGCTTATTTCAATACGCGGGATTTTAATAAAGATGAGACCATCTTCATGGAGGGTGACCCGTCTGACTGGTTCTATATTGTAGCTGAGGGAAGGGTGAAGGTGGTTAAACATTCCCTCAATGGGAAGGACGTTATTCTTGAGATCATATTGCCCGGAGATGTTTTCGGCGGTGTCGCGGTCCTGGACAAGAGGCCTTTTCCCGCATCTGCTGAGGCTATGGAGAATATAAAGGTTATACGGATAAGCCGTAAAGACCTATTTGCCGTCATGGAAGCCTATCCGTCCTTAAACCTAACAATTGTAAATTACTTCAGCGGCAGGCTCAGGAACGCGTATGATACTCTCAGAGATATTGCAACTGAACGGGTGGAGATCAGGATCGCATCGCTCCTGCTGAAATTATCAGAAAAGACAGGAACAGAGGAGAATGGTTTTAAAAAGATAGGCTTCCCTCTCACCAGGCAGGAGATGGCAGAGATGGTCGGCACTACTGTTGAAACGGCTATCAGGACGATGAGCAAGTTTCAGAAAGAGGGCATGATCAAGTCTGCCGGCGGCAGGGTTTGGGTAGATCCCGCTGCTGTCAGGACATTTCTGGATACTTAA